The Merismopedia glauca CCAP 1448/3 genome has a window encoding:
- a CDS encoding DICT sensory domain-containing protein, whose amino-acid sequence MLKGSILQQLTEAHQAKKTPLNLGVYYKNTLVALCHALEDCILSASSSPIVITAFQRGKWYLQEADRYADIAKVARQVAIMASADGGFAEHSTSQLDNIGLVDLDPQDPVAQEWHLIILSPTYQAMVLCQELSDADYGVAGQPKSDIERKFYGLWTFEGNLVEETVNLAIEHIERYDRSLAETLKAQVQEIANQEIDEPDAIDTVVCQVIDYLQTSQAKLSQSKTSAQHLDLNLVSNELQAYLRMAQLMDLADISNPMAGAEVSSLVEAIAQLLELPAWQIKRLRLAGLLHRFGYLPGSETINLTPDPRKTVKCRVLSANKALRIMPQMEAVAQIIAHESEWWSGNGSPVGLKGEEIPLESRILGLAIEFQGQLNQARKSGHDDQQNLNQALSACQQASGDRFSPQLVDTLTLLVAGMHQGLSLSIMQPKLASGLWLLEEPPNEVRSHW is encoded by the coding sequence ATGTTGAAAGGCTCGATATTGCAACAACTGACGGAGGCTCACCAAGCAAAGAAAACTCCTTTAAACTTGGGTGTTTATTACAAAAATACTTTGGTAGCTCTGTGCCATGCACTGGAAGATTGTATTTTAAGTGCTAGTAGTTCTCCGATAGTCATAACGGCTTTTCAGAGAGGGAAATGGTATTTACAAGAAGCCGATAGATATGCAGACATAGCTAAAGTCGCTCGCCAAGTGGCGATTATGGCAAGTGCAGATGGTGGGTTTGCAGAACATTCTACTAGCCAACTAGATAATATCGGGTTGGTAGATTTAGATCCTCAAGATCCAGTAGCTCAAGAATGGCACTTAATAATTTTATCGCCGACTTATCAAGCAATGGTTTTGTGCCAAGAACTGTCAGATGCAGATTATGGAGTAGCAGGACAGCCAAAATCAGATATAGAAAGAAAATTCTATGGTTTATGGACATTTGAAGGAAATCTAGTCGAAGAAACTGTTAATTTAGCCATAGAGCATATTGAACGGTATGATCGCTCTTTAGCCGAAACTTTAAAAGCACAAGTTCAAGAGATAGCTAATCAAGAAATTGATGAACCAGATGCTATAGATACCGTGGTTTGTCAGGTAATAGATTATCTCCAAACTAGCCAAGCCAAACTGAGCCAGTCTAAGACTTCAGCGCAACACCTAGACCTAAACCTAGTATCTAACGAACTCCAAGCTTATCTCAGAATGGCGCAGTTGATGGATTTAGCTGATATTAGCAATCCAATGGCAGGAGCCGAGGTATCATCTTTAGTTGAGGCGATCGCTCAATTATTAGAGCTTCCTGCTTGGCAAATCAAAAGGTTACGCTTAGCCGGTTTGTTGCATAGATTTGGCTATTTACCAGGTTCAGAAACTATCAACCTAACCCCAGATCCTCGTAAAACTGTAAAATGCCGAGTCCTATCAGCCAACAAAGCCTTACGAATTATGCCTCAAATGGAGGCTGTAGCTCAAATCATTGCCCATGAAAGCGAATGGTGGAGCGGTAACGGTTCTCCAGTTGGACTTAAAGGGGAAGAAATACCCCTAGAATCGAGAATTTTGGGATTGGCAATTGAATTTCAAGGTCAACTCAACCAAGCTAGGAAATCTGGACACGACGACCAACAAAACCTGAATCAAGCCTTATCAGCTTGTCAGCAAGCTAGTGGCGATCGCTTTTCACCCCAACTAGTAGATACCCTAACGCTTTTAGTCGCTGGAATGCACCAGGGATTGAGTTTAAGCATCATGCAACCAAAACTCGCATCGGGATTATGGTTGTTGGAAGAACCACCTAATGAAGTCAGAAGTCATTGGTAG
- a CDS encoding DUF4079 domain-containing protein, producing the protein MDLPSFLWLWKIAAWSMGLAIVAYLILGISGSWISVRRQAGETEFGWLSTAHNLTGTILVALVLLLLGIGIVGTLGHYGNLAHSVHLPAGITVVLLVLLSAGSAAFITPESIWMRSLHVGVNIAMLLGLIWVSWTGWEVVQKYL; encoded by the coding sequence GTGGATTTACCGTCTTTTCTTTGGCTGTGGAAAATCGCCGCTTGGTCGATGGGTTTGGCGATAGTGGCATACTTAATTTTAGGAATATCTGGAAGTTGGATTTCAGTACGTCGCCAAGCAGGAGAAACAGAATTTGGTTGGCTATCTACAGCCCATAATCTAACTGGAACCATCCTAGTTGCATTAGTCCTACTTCTGTTGGGCATTGGGATTGTCGGTACATTAGGGCACTATGGGAATCTAGCTCATTCAGTCCATCTGCCAGCCGGAATCACTGTAGTATTATTAGTATTGCTTTCAGCAGGTAGTGCAGCTTTCATTACTCCAGAAAGTATATGGATGCGATCGCTCCACGTTGGGGTTAACATTGCCATGCTGTTGGGGTTAATCTGGGTATCGTGGACTGGTTGGGAAGTGGTGCAGAAGTATTTGTGA
- a CDS encoding photosystem II high light acclimation radical SAM protein, producing the protein MIERVLYVRLPCNPIFPIGVVYIADQVHKLFPDVKQQILDLGTVPPLDFNQALDSSIDEFKPTLLVFSWRDIQIYAPVGGRGGNPLQHAFEFYYAPNPLIRLRGALGGLKVTTSYYTELWRNLGLIKRGLRQARRYHPEARCVVGGGAVSVFYEQLGKSLPKGTIVSVGEGETLVEKLLRNQDVTTERCYIVGETQPREGLIHELPTPIEKTACNYDYIATIWSDFSYYLQDLDFYIGVQTKRGCPHNCCYCIYTVIEGKQVRINPADEVVAEIRQLYDRGVRNFWFTDAQFIPARRFIDDAIELLQKILDAGMKDIHWAAYIRADNLTPELCDLMVKTGMNYFEIGITSGSQELVRKMRMGYNLRTVLENCRDLKAAGFNDLVSVNYSFNVIDERPETIRQTIAYHRELERIFGADKVEPAIFFIGLQPHTHLEKYAFEQNILKPGYDPMSIMPWTAKKLLWNPEPLGSFFGAVCLQAWRQNPNDFGREVMKILEEKLGCADLEEALVAPIVPKNQQLVGTSA; encoded by the coding sequence ATGATAGAGCGCGTACTATACGTCCGCCTACCGTGTAATCCGATTTTTCCGATTGGGGTGGTATACATTGCCGACCAAGTGCATAAGTTGTTTCCTGATGTTAAGCAGCAAATCTTGGATTTAGGGACTGTTCCACCTCTAGACTTTAATCAAGCTCTAGATAGCAGCATTGATGAGTTTAAACCCACTTTGCTAGTCTTCTCGTGGCGTGATATCCAAATTTACGCTCCCGTCGGTGGTAGAGGGGGTAATCCATTACAACACGCTTTTGAGTTTTATTACGCCCCCAACCCTTTAATTAGGCTTAGAGGAGCCTTGGGAGGATTGAAAGTTACGACTTCTTACTATACTGAGTTATGGCGTAATCTAGGTTTGATTAAAAGAGGTTTGCGTCAAGCCAGACGCTATCATCCTGAAGCTAGATGTGTAGTTGGCGGTGGTGCAGTCAGTGTATTTTACGAACAGTTGGGTAAAAGTTTGCCGAAAGGTACAATTGTATCTGTCGGAGAGGGGGAAACTCTAGTTGAGAAACTATTACGAAACCAAGATGTAACTACCGAACGTTGTTATATTGTGGGGGAAACTCAACCTAGAGAGGGACTAATTCACGAACTACCCACTCCCATTGAGAAAACTGCTTGTAATTACGATTATATAGCCACTATTTGGTCTGATTTTTCTTATTACCTCCAAGATTTAGACTTCTATATTGGAGTGCAAACTAAACGAGGTTGTCCTCATAATTGTTGCTACTGTATCTATACAGTAATTGAAGGTAAACAAGTTAGAATCAACCCTGCTGATGAAGTCGTCGCCGAAATCCGGCAACTTTACGATCGCGGTGTCCGCAATTTCTGGTTTACCGACGCTCAATTTATCCCCGCCCGTCGATTCATTGATGATGCCATAGAATTACTCCAAAAAATCCTTGATGCGGGCATGAAGGACATTCATTGGGCAGCATATATCAGAGCAGATAACTTAACTCCTGAATTATGCGATCTGATGGTAAAAACTGGGATGAATTACTTTGAAATCGGCATTACTAGTGGTTCCCAAGAACTAGTCAGAAAGATGCGGATGGGTTACAATCTCCGTACTGTGTTGGAAAATTGTCGAGATCTAAAAGCGGCTGGATTTAATGACTTAGTTTCTGTTAACTACTCATTTAACGTCATTGACGAACGCCCTGAAACTATTCGCCAAACGATCGCCTATCATCGAGAGTTGGAAAGAATCTTTGGTGCAGATAAAGTCGAACCTGCGATCTTTTTTATCGGTTTACAACCCCATACTCACCTAGAGAAATACGCCTTCGAGCAAAACATCCTCAAACCAGGATACGATCCAATGAGCATAATGCCTTGGACAGCTAAAAAGTTGCTGTGGAATCCAGAACCTCTAGGCTCATTTTTTGGCGCAGTTTGCTTACAAGCTTGGCGACAAAATCCTAATGATTTTGGGCGAGAAGTGATGAAGATTCTCGAAGAAAAGTTGGGATGTGCCGATTTAGAAGAAGCATTAGTTGCACCCATAGTTCCTAAAAACCAACAGTTAGTTGGTACATCTGCCTGA